One region of Salvia miltiorrhiza cultivar Shanhuang (shh) chromosome 3, IMPLAD_Smil_shh, whole genome shotgun sequence genomic DNA includes:
- the LOC131019084 gene encoding agamous-like MADS-box protein AGL29, giving the protein MAARQTRGRQRIPMRLIQNQDDLYASFSKRRLGLFKKASELSTLCGADVGVIVFSPTDNPFSFFSPTMDSVLDRYLHPDRPTRHSARAIDSHARARIDALNKRLDDLLDQKLRLKDYQRRLDEADQARQKAWWEETAVDGLDKEQVRQWTAWFGNFKARVEDKVARLRNGGSSSSAAAAADPFYRRVFAPQYRYYVSPEGGGGGSGQNVFPAAGHVDGSGGGRHLCPNLVPRSQGIPSANLCFPLASGVENIPSAAAGEEEAVTSNQGGS; this is encoded by the coding sequence ATGGCGGCGAGGCAGACAAGGGGGCGGCAGAGGATCCCAATGCGGCTGATACAGAACCAAGACGACCTCTACGCCTCCTTCTCGAAGCGGCGCCTCGGCCTCTTCAAGAAGGCCAGCGAGCTCAGCACCCTCTGCGGCGCCGACGTCGGCGTCATCGTGTTCTCGCCCACAGACAAccccttctccttcttctccccGACCATGGACTCCGTCCTCGACCGCTACCTCCACCCCGACCGCCCCACGCGCCACTCCGCACGCGCCATCGACTCCCACGCGCGCGCGCGCATCGACGCCCTCAACAAGCGCCTCGACGACCTGCTCGACCAGAAGCTCCGCCTCAAAGACTACCAGCGCCGCCTCGACGAGGCGGATCAGGCCAGGCAGAAAGCCTGGTGGGAAGAAACCGCCGTCGACGGCCTCGATAAGGAGCAGGTGAGGCAGTGGACGGCGTGGTTCGGGAATTTCAAAGCTCGGGTTGAGGATAAGGTGGCGCGGCTGCGGAATGGAGGATCGAgttcgtcggcggcggcggcggcggatccgTTTTACCGTCGCGTCTTTGCGCCTCAGTATCGGTATTATGTGAGTCCGgagggtggtggtggtggaagtGGGCAGAATGTTTTTCCGGCGGCGGGGCATGTGGATGGGTCCGGTGGTGGTCGACATTTGTGCCCTAATTTGGTGCCTCGGAGTCAGGGTATTCCGTCGGCAAATTTGTGTTTTCCTCTTGCTTCGGGAGTTGAGAATATTCCATCTGCTGCTGCTGGGGAAGAAGAAGCTGTTACCTCCAATCAAGGGGGGAGTTAG
- the LOC131015022 gene encoding glutamate receptor 2.7-like, with protein sequence MELKYLQKMKLEAPLVALVLLLSTLSMNSSRAPFLVRVGLVVDMDSDVGKMGFTCIEMAISDFYSRHGYYQTRLLLNKRDSKRDVVGAAAAALDLLKNVEVQAIIGPLSSMQANFMINLGNKSQVPILTFSASSPSLLSIRSPSFVRAALSDSSQVKAIAAIVQAFGWREVVPIYVDNGFGEGIIPYLADALEQVNVRIPYRSTIPSSATDDEIVAELYKLMTMQTRVFIVHMLTGLGSRLFTKAKLLGMMSEDYAWIITDGMTNELTSIDRSVMEEDMQGVIGVKPYILKSEELDNFTFRYKKELLQQNPTNHDLDLNIFGLWAYDSVVALAMAVEKARVRNATFLKKVNDSSTTSTDLEGIGVSGVGTDLIQALSSTTFRGLAGDFELVDGQLQSPPYQIVNVIGAGPRVVGYWTKDNGIVRELNFAKSTTNAYSTSKSNIGSIIWPGDGKVPPKGWVIPTNGKKLRIGVPVRYGFSEFMHVTWNSNNSTTVEGYCKEVFDMVIEALPYGMQYEYVPFATSDHKKAGSYDELVYAVYQGKFDAAVGDVTIVANRSKYVDFTLPYTESGVSMIAAIKNDKSKKAWVFLKPLTWKLWLTSSCSFVFMGFLIWILEHRINEDFRGPLRHQVGMIFWFAFSTMVFAHKERVISNMSRFLLIIWFFVVLILTQSYTASLTSMLTVQELRPAITDVNDLIRNKENVGYKNGSFVFELLQGMNFDKSRLLAYSTSEELDQLFKKGSANGGIAAAFDEIPYIKLSLTKYCSKYVMVGPTYKTGGFGFVFPIGSPLVPDISRAILNVTEGRKMMEIEKKWFENDTKCADSSDVSSSGSLGLESFWGLFMIVGIAGALALVIYVIRFLYENWHVVRRSDAEATLGSKSLELFQRFNNSKQRENHNVCGCDCARRVMEPSNEYFHPSPSTFSQNSPGNNGPPSPISSSPEAYYIQFRAEQDASLIRHEGEESNVIQQEVELVHRFQNQQLAST encoded by the exons ATGGAGCTGAAATATTTGCAGAAGATGAAGTTGGAGGCTCCTCTTGTTGCTTTGGTTCTCTTGTTGAGCACTTTGTCCATGAATAGCAGTAGGGCGCCTTTCCTTGTGAGAGTTGGATTGGTGGTAGACATGGACAGTGACGTCGGCAAAATGGGGTTCACCTGCATCGAAATGGCAATCTCGGATTTCTACAGCAGACATGGCTACTACCAGACTAGGCTGCTTCTCAACAAGAGGGACTCCAAGAGAGATGTTGTCGGGGCAGCTGCAGCAG CTCTAGATCTACTGAAGAATGTTGAAGTGCAAGCGATCATAGGTCCATTGTCCTCGATGCAGGCAAATTTTATGATAAATCTAGGTAATAAGTCTCAAGTACCGATCTTAACATTTTCAGCCTCAAGCCCGTCTCTCTTGTCAATCCGAAGTCCATCCTTTGTTCGTGCTGCCTTAAGCGACTCTTCTCAAGTGAAGGCCATAGCTGCAATAGTCCAAGCCTTTGGATGGAGAGAAGTTGTGCCTATCTATGTGGACAATGGATTTGGAGAAGGGATTATACCATATTTAGCAGATGCCTTGGAACAGGTAAATGTGCGCATACCTTACAGGAGTACCATCCCATCATCAGCAACAGATGATGAGATTGTTGCAGAGCTTTACAAGCTTATGACAATGCAAACTAGAGTTTTCATTGTCCACATGCTGACAGGTCTTGGTTCTCGCCTATTTACCAAAGCTAAACTACTGGGAATGATGAGCGAAGATTACGCGTGGATCATCACTGATGGCATGACAAACGAGTTAACTTCAATTGATCGTTCAGTTATGGAAGAAGATATGCAAGGAGTTATAGGTGTAAAGCCTTATATTCTGAAATCGGAGGAGCTTGACAATTTCACATTCCGATACAAGAAAGAGCTTCTGCAGCAAAACCCAACAAATCATGACCTGGATTTGAACATCTTTGGACTCTGGGCTTATGACTCTGTGGTTGCATTGGCAATGGCAGTAGAAAAGGCAAGAGTAAGAAATGCTACATTTCTGAAGAAAGTAAATGATTCTTCTACAACATCAACAGATCTTGAAGGCATTGGAGTCTCAGGCGTTGGAACTGATCTCATTCAGGCATTGTCAAGTACCACTTTCAGAGGCCTTGCTGGAgactttgaactagttgacggACAACTCCAATCACCTCCTTACCAGATAGTCAATGTGATTGGTGCAGGACCTCGAGTTGTAGGATATTGGACAAAAGATAATGGAATTGTTAGAGAGCTCAACTTTGCAAAATCTACCACAAATGCATACTCAACATCCAAGTCCAACATCGGATCAATAATATGGCCAGGTGATGGGAAAGTTCCACCCAAGGGTTGGGTCATTCCGACCAATGGGAAGAAGTTGAGAATAGGAGTACCTGTAAGATATGGTTTCTCTGAGTTCATGCATGTCACTTGGAACTCCAACAATTCTACAACAGTGGAAGGTTACTGCAAGGAAGTTTTTGATATGGTGATCGAAGCACTACCATATGGCATGCAGTATGAGTATGTTCCTTTTGCTACATCAGACCACAAGAAAGCCGGCAGTTATGATGAATTGGTCTATGCAGTATACCAAGGG AAATTTGATGCTGCAGTTGGAGATGTAACTATCGTAGCAAATAGGTCAAAGTATGTCGACTTCACCCTGCCCTATACAGAGTCTGGTGTTTCAATGATTGCAGCGATAAAAAACGACAAGAGCAAAAAAGCATGGGTATTTTTAAAGCCACTGACATGGAAACTTTGGTTGACAAGCTCTTGCTCATTCGTTTTCATGGGCTTCCTTATATGGATTCTTGAACATCGGATTAATGAAGATTTCAGGGGGCCTCTTCGGCATCAAGTAGGCATGATATTCTGGTTTGCCTTCTCAACAATGGTGTTTGCTCACA AGGAGAGAGTGATAAGCAACATGTCTAGGTTTCTGCTGATTATATGGTTCTTCGTGGTTCTTATACTCACGCAAAGCTACACAGCTAGTCTTACTTCCATGTTGACAGTCCAAGAGCTGCGACCCGCCATCACAGATGTCAACGACCTTATAAGAAACAAAGAAAATGTGGGCTACAAGAATGGATCATTTGTTTTTGAACTTTTACAAGGTATGAACTTTGATAAATCCAGACTTTTGGCATATAGCACCTCTGAGGAATTAGATCAACTTTTCAAAAAAGGGAGTGCAAATGGTGGTATAGCTGCTGCTTTTGATGAGATACCATATATAAAGCTTTCCCTCACCAAATACTGTTCAAAATACGTCATGGTTGGCCCAACATACAAGACAGGTGGTTTTGGCTTT GTGTTTCCTATAGGATCTCCACTAGTACCTGATATTTCACGAGCGATATTAAATGTTACCGAGGGAAGGAAGATGATGGAGATTGAGAAGAAATGGTTCGAAAACGATACCAAATGTGCAGACTCTAGTGACGTTTCCTCATCAGGTAGTCTTGGGCTAGAAAGCTTCTGGGGGCTCTTCATGATTGTAGGAATAGCTGGAGCTTTAGCCTTGGTAATCTATGTGATAAGGTTCCTATACGAGAATTGGCATGTTGTGCGTCGCTCTGATGCAGAGGCAACACTAGGAAGCAAATCACTAGAGTTATTCCAAAGGTTCAATAACTCCAAACAAAGAGAGAATCACAATGTTTGCGGATGTGATTGTGCAAGAAGAGTGATGGAACCTTCCAACGAGTATTTCCATCCGAGCCCATCAACCTTCTCGCAGAACTCACCAGGCAACAATGGCCCGCCAAGTCCTATTTCCTCGAGTCCTGAAGCCTACTACATACAGTTTCGAGCCGAGCAGGATGCTTCGCTGATAAGGCATGAAGGAGAAGAGTCTAACGTGATACAACAAGAAGTCGAGCTAGTTCATCGTTTCCAAAACCAGCAATTAGCATCAACATGA
- the LOC131015020 gene encoding glutamate receptor 2.7-like, with product MKLEAPLVVLVLFLNTLSMNSATAQSTPFPVRVGVVLDMDDYVGKMGSTCITMALSDFYTRNGHYQTRLLLNKRHSRRDVVGAAAAALDLLKNVEVQAIIGPSSSMQANFMINLGNKSQVPIITFSATSPSLLSIQSPYFVRATLSDSSQVKAIAAIVQAYGWREVVPIYVDNEFGQGIMPFLADALEQVNVHIPYRSVIPAFATDERIDAELSKLMTYQTRVFIVHMRTALGSRLFTKAKLLGMMSEDYVWIITEGMTNELTSIDRSVMEEDMQGVIGVQPHIPKSKVLHNFRVKYKKELHQQNPTNHDPDLNIFGLWAYDSAVALAMAVEKARIRNATYLKKANDSTTSTDLEGFGVSGVGTELIQALSSTTFRGLAGEFKLVEGQLQSPPYQIVNVIGARARVVGYWTKDNGIVRELNFAKSTTNAYSTSKSNIGPIIWPGDGAVAPKGWVLPTNGKKLRIGVPVKAGFFEFMHVTWNSNNSTNVEGYCKEVFDMVIEALPYGVQREYVPFARSDHTANGSYDELVYAVYQGIFDAVVGDATIIANRSKYVDFTLPYTESGVSMVVAIKNDNSKNAWVFLKPLTWKLWLTSFSSFVFMGFLIWILERRINEDFRGPLWHQVGTIFWFAFSTMVFAHKERVISNMSRFLLIIWFFVVLILTQSYTASLTSMLTVQELRPAITDVNDLIRNKENVGYKNGSFVFELLQGMNFDKSRLVAYNSTEGMDELFQKGSANGGIAAAFDEIPYMKLFLAKYCSKYTMVGPTYKTDGFGFVFPIGSPLVPDISRAILNVTEGTEMKKIERKWFKSETKCANSSDDSSSGSLGLESFWGLFMIVGIAGALAFLIYVMRFLYENWRCSDSAADATLGSKSLELFQRFNNKDLTFHAFKNSKQRENYQNGCGCDCARRVMHQPSRRTHQAAMARQVLKRKRTT from the exons ATGAAGTTGGAGGCTCCTCTTGTTGTTTTGGTTCTCTTCTTGAACACTTTGTCCATGAATAGCGCTACGGCGCAGAGCACACCTTTCCCTGTGAGAGTTGGAGTGGTGCTAGACATGGACGATTATGTCGGAAAAATGGGGTCCACCTGCATCACAATGGCGCTCTCGGATTTCTACACCAGAAATGGCCACTACCAGACTAGGCTGCTTCTCAACAAGAGGCACTCCAGGAGAGATGTTGTTGGGGCAGCTGCTGCAG CTCTAGATCTACTGAAGAATGTTGAAGTGCAAGCAATCATAGGTCCATCGTCCTCGATGCAGGCAAATTTTATGATAAATCTTGGTAATAAGTCTCAAGTACCGATCATAACCTTTTCAGCCACAAGCCCGTCTCTCTTGTCAATCCAAAGTCCATACTTTGTTCGTGCTACCTTAAGCGACTCTTCCCAAGTAAAGGCCATAGCTGCAATAGTCCAAGCCTATGGATGGAGAGAGGTTGTGCCCATCTATGTGGATAATGAGTTTGGACAAGGGATTATGCCATTTTTAGCAGACGCCTTGGAACAGGTAAATGTGCACATACCTTACAGGAGTGTCATACCAGCATTCGCGACAGATGAGCGTATTGATGCAGAGCTTTCCAAGCTGATGACATACCAAACTAGAGTTTTCATTGTCCACATGCGGACGGCTCTTGGTTCTCGCCTCTTCACCAAAGCTAAACTACTGGGAATGATGAGTGAAGACTATGTTTGGATCATAACTGAAGGCATGACAAACGAGTTAACTTCAATTGATCGTTCAGTTATGGAAGAAGATATGCAAGGAGTTATAGGTGTACAACCACATATTCCAAAATCGAAAGTGCTTCACAACTTCAGAGTCAAATACAAGAAAGAGCTTCACCAGCAAAACCCAACAAATCATGACCCGGATTTGAACATCTTTGGACTCTGGGCGTATGACTCAGCGGTTGCATTAGCAATGGCAGTAGAAAAGGCAAGAATAAGAAATGCTACATATCTGAAGAAGGCAAATGATTCAACAACATCAACAGATCTTGAAGGCTTTGGAGTCTCGGGCGTTGGAACTGAACTCATTCAGGCGTTGTCAAGTACCACTTTCAGAGGCCTTGCTGGAGAATTTAAACTAGTTGAGGGACAACTCCAGTCACCTCCTTACCAGATAGTCAATGTGATCGGTGCAAGAGCTCGAGTTGTAGGATATTGGACAAAAGATAATGGAATTGTTAGAGAGCTCAACTTTGCAAAATCTACCACAAATGCATACTCCACATCCAAGTCCAACATTGGACCCATAATATGGCCAGGCGATGGGGCAGTTGCACCCAAGGGTTGGGTCCTTCCGACCAATGGAAAGAAGTTGAGAATAGGAGTACCTGTAAAAGCTGGTTTCTTTGAGTTCATGCATGTTACTTGGAACTCCAACAATTCTACAAATGTGGAAGGTTACTGCAAGGAAGTTTTTGATATGGTGATCGAAGCACTACCATATGGCGTGCAGCGTGAGTATGTTCCTTTTGCCAGATCAGACCACACGGCAAACGGCAGTTATGATGAGTTGGTCTATGCAGTATACCAAGGG ATATTTGATGCTGTAGTTGGAGATGCAACAATCATAGCAAATAGGTCAAAGTATGTCGACTTCACCCTGCCTTATACAGAGTCTGGTGTTTCAATGGTTGTAGCGATCAAAAACGACAATAGCAAAAACGCATGGGTATTTTTAAAGCCACTGACATGGAAACTTTGGTTGACAAGCTTTTCCTCATTCGTTTTCATGGGCTTCCTTATTTGGATTCTTGAACGTCGGATTAATGAAGACTTCAGGGGCCCTCTTTGGCATCAAGTAGGCACGATATTCTGGTTTGCCTTCTCAACAATGGTGTTCGCACACA AGGAGAGGGTGATAAGCAACATGTCTAGGTTTCTGCTGATTATATGGTTCTTCGTGGTTCTTATACTCACGCAAAGCTACACAGCTAGTCTTACTTCCATGTTGACAGTCCAAGAGCTGCGACCCGCCATCACAGATGTCAATGACCTTATAAGAAACAAAGAAAATGTGGGCTACAAGAATGGATCATTTGTTTTTGAACTTTTACAAGGTATGAACTTTGATAAATCCAGACTCGTGGCGTATAACTCTACCGAGGGAATGGATGAGCTTTTCCAAAAAGGGAGTGCAAATGGTGGTATAGCTGCTGCTTTTGATGAGATACCATATATGAAGCTTTTCCTAGCCAAATACTGCTCAAAATACACCATGGTTGGCCCTACGTACAAGACAGATGGTTTTGGCTTT GTGTTTCCTATAGGATCTCCACTAGTACCTGATATTTCACGGGCGATATTAAATGTTACCGAGGGAACGGAGATGAAGAAGATTGAGAGGAAATGGTTCAAAAGCGAAACGAAATGTGCAAACTCTAGTGACGATTCCTCATCAGGCAGTCTTGGGCTGGAAAGCTTCTGGGGGCTCTTCATGATTGTAGGAATAGCTGGAGCTTTAGCCTTTTTAATCTATGTGATGAGGTTCCTATATGAAAATTGGCGTTGCTCGGACTCGGCTGCAGATGCAACGCTAGGAAGCAAATCACTAGAGTTATTCCAAAGGTTCAACAACAAAGACCTCACTTTCCATGCTTTCAAGAACTCCAAACAAAGAGAGAATTATCAGAATGGTTGCGGATGTGATTGTGCGAGAAGAGTGATGCATCAACCTTCTCGCAGAACTCACCAGGCAGCAATGGCCCGCCAAGTCCTGAAGCGCAAGCGCACAACATAG